In Choloepus didactylus isolate mChoDid1 chromosome 6, mChoDid1.pri, whole genome shotgun sequence, one DNA window encodes the following:
- the MUC15 gene encoding mucin-15, with product MLTSVKILLISILSSLVFGGHGKERPEINTTQHNAVGLKLMEHETVSVENEVKLDSDKENRETSSPKANNSSSWDIINKIHGMTNFPNAFSTDNSSENPRSTATFFTNPPLVHGFVSKLPWNSSVANENSSSVAASPNAVSAQPSEEFTWSFNNLTNDIMQTASDNSSSVVGILPTAPATTSVTPLLTEPTGWLTTTSDILAGFTPYQETTTPQPTLKFTNNSKIFPNTSDPQEENRNTGVVFGAILGAILGASLLSLVGYLLCGRRKTDSFSHRRLYDDRNEPVLRLDNAPEPYDASFGNSSYYNPTVTDSSTPEGQENACDGIPMDDIPPLRNPV from the exons ATGTTGACTTCAGTCAAAATTCTGTTGATTTCAATATTGAGTTCACTAGTATTTGGAGGCCATGGAAAAGAACGTCCAGAAATAAACACAACACAACATAATGCAGTAGGCTTAAAACTGATGGAACATGAAACTGTTTCTGtggaaaatgaagtaaaattagactcagataaagaaaatagagaaacctCCAGTCCCAAGGCAAATAATTCCTCTTCCTGGGATATAATAAACAAAATCCATGGAATGACAAATTTCCCCAATGCTTTCTCAACAGACAATTCTTCTGAAAACCCAAGATCCACAGCCACGTTTTTCACAAACCCTCCCTTAGTCCATGGCTTTGTTTCTAAATTGCCTTGGAATTCATCTGTTGCCAATGAAAATTCTTCTTCAGTTGCAGCATCTCCTAATGCTGTATCTGCTCAGCCTTCAGAAGAGTTCACTTGGTCTTTTAACAATTTGACTAATGATATCATGCAAACTGCTTCTGACAACAGTTCCAGTGTAGTTGGCATCTTGCCTACAGCACCAGCCACCACGTCTGTGACCCCATTGTTAACGGAACCAACTGGATGGCTAACCACAACCAGTGATATCTTGGCTGGATTTACCCCCTATCAAGAAACAACAACTCCACAGCCCACCCTAAAATTCACCAATAAttcaaaaatctttccaaatacaTCAGACCCCCAAGAAG AAAATAGAAATACAGGAGTAGTATTTGGGGCAATTTTAGGTGCTATTCTGGGTGCTTCATTGCTTAGTCTTGTTGGCTACTTGTTGTGCGGGAGAAGAAAAACAGATTCATTTTCCCATCGGCGACTTTACGACGACAGAAATGAACCAG TTCTGCGATTAGATAATGCACCAGAACCTTATGATGCAAGTTTTGGCAATTCTAGTTACTACAATCCTACTGTGACTGACTCGTCCACGCCAGAAGGCCAAGAAAATGCCTGTGATGGCATTCCAATGGATGACATACCTCCACTCCGTAACCCAGTATAA